GCCTTGCGGCGATCGCCGAAGCCCGGAGCCTTCACCGCCGCAACCTTGAGGCCGCCGCGGAGCTTGTTCACGACGAGGGTCGCGAGCGCTTCGCCTTCGACTTCTTCGGCGATGATGAGGAGCGGCTTGCCCGACTGCACCACGGCTTCGAGAACCGGGAGCAGTTCCTGCAGCGACGAGAGCTTCTTCTCGTTGATCAGGATGTAGGGGTCTTCCATCTCCACGCGCATCTTGTCGGCGTTGGTGACGAAATAGGGGGAGATGTAGCCACGGTCGAACTGCATGCCTTCGACGACATCGAGTTCGGTTTCGAGCGACTTGGCTTCTTCAACCGTGATGACGCCCTCGTTGCCGACCTTCTTCATGGCATTGGCGAGGAATTTGCCGATTTCGGCATCGCCGTTCGCGGAGATCGTGCCGACCTGCGCGACTTCCTCGTTCGAGGTGATGGCCTTCGAGTTCTTCTTGAGGTCCGCGACGATGGCTTCGACCGCGAGGTCGATGCCGCGCTTCAGATCCATCGGGTTCATGCCGGCGGCGACGGACTTTGCGCCTTCCTTCACGATCGCCTGGGCGAGCACGGTTGCGGTGGTGGTGCCGTCACCGGCGAGGTCGTTGGTCTTG
Above is a genomic segment from Pseudobdellovibrionaceae bacterium containing:
- the groEL gene encoding chaperonin GroEL, with the protein product MAAKEVKFSVEARDKMLRGVDILANAVKVTLGPKGRNVVIDKSFGAPRITKDGVTVAKEIELEDKFENMGAQMVREVASKTNDLAGDGTTTATVLAQAIVKEGAKSVAAGMNPMDLKRGIDLAVEAIVADLKKNSKAITSNEEVAQVGTISANGDAEIGKFLANAMKKVGNEGVITVEEAKSLETELDVVEGMQFDRGYISPYFVTNADKMRVEMEDPYILINEKKLSSLQELLPVLEAVVQSGKPLLIIAEEVEGEALATLVVNKLRGGLKVAAVKAPGFGDRRKA